A stretch of Marinobacter sp. F4206 DNA encodes these proteins:
- the trxA gene encoding thioredoxin, giving the protein MSNIINVTDTNFEETVVQSDRTVLVDFWAPWCGPCKTVAPLLEEIADEFSDEIIIAKVNVDDSPEVTAKLGIRGIPTLALFRDGGVVAQQTGAGSLGQLRTFVKGHL; this is encoded by the coding sequence ATGAGCAATATTATTAACGTTACCGATACCAACTTTGAAGAAACTGTTGTTCAGAGCGATCGCACTGTTCTGGTCGATTTTTGGGCGCCCTGGTGTGGGCCGTGCAAGACCGTCGCTCCGCTGTTGGAAGAAATCGCGGATGAATTCAGTGACGAGATCATTATCGCCAAGGTAAACGTCGACGACAGCCCGGAAGTGACGGCGAAGCTGGGAATTCGCGGTATTCCGACACTCGCGCTTTTCAGGGATGGCGGGGTTGTCGCACAGCAAACCGGTGCTGGGAGCCTTGGCCAACTGCGAACGTTCGTCAAAGGGCACCTGTAA
- a CDS encoding LysR substrate-binding domain-containing protein yields the protein MEAVLAGRGIALVRYSLVADLLNADLLQCPMDISVPAEYQYYLVAPEAKFRTDKVRAFVSWITGQVPAG from the coding sequence ATCGAGGCGGTACTTGCTGGCAGAGGGATTGCCCTGGTGAGATACAGCCTGGTCGCCGATCTCCTCAACGCCGACTTGCTTCAGTGCCCAATGGATATTTCGGTGCCAGCGGAATACCAGTATTACCTCGTTGCACCCGAGGCCAAATTTCGTACTGACAAGGTCCGTGCATTTGTTTCGTGGATTACCGGACAAGTACCGGCGGGGTAG
- a CDS encoding LysR family transcriptional regulator, with translation MKTQELQLLYIFDAIMTERSVTRAADRLAMTQPAVSNAISRMRQIWNDPLFVRKGRNIEPTSYALSLWDQVGDPMFALTNAVSATQFDPASSRRKFRIAVTDVIVEMIWRQLIELLEHEAPGVDIHAVPYTPEGTHDDLREAHVDLAVGMLNQHDHSLRSTWLFEGGYVLAMRADHPLAGRPITMEEFLGARHLLVTMSGDAHGFVDRYLDQKGQSRRIAATVNHFSIVPQVLRESNLIAAVPELISQDCGFVNGLWMGELPFEVDPTSLYLIWHARHDRDPGVVWLRNHVERLLQERWHDIMMNSPCGRRL, from the coding sequence ATGAAAACGCAAGAACTGCAGTTGCTCTATATCTTCGATGCCATCATGACAGAGCGTTCGGTGACCCGGGCAGCGGACCGTCTCGCGATGACCCAGCCCGCGGTATCCAACGCCATTTCCAGAATGCGGCAGATCTGGAACGATCCACTCTTCGTCCGCAAAGGTCGGAACATCGAACCAACGTCTTACGCACTGAGTCTTTGGGATCAGGTGGGCGATCCCATGTTCGCCCTCACGAATGCGGTGAGCGCCACGCAGTTTGATCCTGCTTCCTCCAGGAGAAAATTTCGCATTGCGGTTACCGATGTAATCGTCGAGATGATCTGGCGTCAGCTCATCGAGCTGCTCGAACACGAGGCGCCGGGGGTGGATATACACGCCGTACCCTATACGCCCGAAGGAACCCACGACGATTTGAGAGAAGCTCACGTGGACCTGGCTGTCGGCATGCTGAATCAGCACGACCACAGTTTGCGCAGTACCTGGCTTTTTGAGGGTGGGTATGTCCTGGCAATGCGCGCCGACCATCCGCTCGCGGGTCGGCCGATAACCATGGAAGAGTTTCTCGGGGCCCGGCACCTTTTGGTGACCATGTCAGGCGATGCTCACGGATTTGTCGACCGCTACCTTGACCAGAAAGGACAGAGCAGGCGGATCGCGGCGACCGTCAACCATTTCTCGATTGTCCCTCAAGTGTTGCGAGAGTCGAATCTGATCGCTGCGGTTCCCGAGCTGATTAGCCAGGATTGTGGATTTGTGAACGGCCTCTGGATGGGAGAGCTTCCGTTCGAAGTCGACCCAACCAGCCTGTACCTCATCTGGCATGCTCGTCATGACCGTGACCCGGGTGTGGTTTGGCTTCGAAATCATGTGGAAAGGCTTCTTCAGGAGCGTTGGCACGACATCATGATGAATTCGCCGTGTGGCCGCCGGCTGTAG
- a CDS encoding lipid A deacylase LpxR family protein: MQYRLLAVFLAAVVSSPVVHAGSSDSVLAISTDNDLFAPTQTDRDYTAGMAITYSSNSEEFIGNPVSRISRRLDGFLLPGIGTDTEKAKGAALEFGVYGFTPEEIKATEINLDDRPYSSLVYFSSSQSYQSLGNDSGWTTSMTLGVLGLDVFKAGQNSVHKVIGSERARGWGHQISNGGEPTFRYSAAYHQYLDNSAPDQQFKVTYFGSVGYLTEFGAALVFRDGLISSPDNRFNPELMAYGERAPGVAASGGRENYFWGGMALKARAYNAFLQGQFRDSDHELDADDLNILLAEVWAGYTHSFVASTELSYVLRVQSSEIKDGTGNRTLAWGGLVFSKRL; the protein is encoded by the coding sequence ATGCAGTATCGTCTATTGGCAGTTTTTCTCGCGGCTGTTGTCTCATCGCCAGTGGTTCATGCTGGGTCCTCTGATTCAGTTCTGGCCATTTCTACAGATAACGATCTTTTCGCGCCGACTCAGACCGACCGGGATTACACGGCAGGTATGGCTATAACCTATTCCTCGAATTCAGAAGAGTTCATTGGCAATCCCGTCTCGCGAATCAGCCGGCGCCTCGACGGTTTTCTGTTGCCAGGTATTGGCACGGATACTGAGAAGGCAAAAGGCGCAGCTCTGGAATTCGGCGTTTATGGATTCACTCCGGAGGAAATCAAAGCAACGGAGATTAATCTGGATGATCGCCCGTACAGCAGCCTTGTCTATTTCTCCTCAAGCCAGAGTTATCAGAGCTTAGGCAATGATTCGGGCTGGACAACGTCCATGACGCTCGGGGTGTTGGGATTGGATGTCTTCAAGGCGGGACAGAACTCAGTGCACAAGGTGATAGGCAGCGAGCGCGCTCGTGGCTGGGGCCACCAGATCTCGAACGGTGGTGAGCCTACTTTCCGATACTCCGCCGCCTACCATCAGTACCTGGACAACAGCGCACCCGATCAGCAGTTCAAAGTGACTTACTTTGGATCGGTGGGCTACCTGACCGAATTCGGTGCTGCACTCGTGTTCCGCGATGGATTGATTTCATCGCCGGACAATCGTTTTAACCCTGAATTAATGGCCTACGGCGAGCGCGCGCCTGGCGTGGCCGCTTCAGGCGGCCGGGAGAATTACTTTTGGGGCGGAATGGCGCTCAAGGCACGAGCGTACAATGCCTTTTTGCAGGGTCAGTTCCGCGATTCCGACCACGAACTTGATGCCGACGATCTAAACATTCTTCTGGCTGAGGTATGGGCTGGCTATACCCATAGCTTTGTCGCGAGCACCGAGCTGAGCTATGTGCTTCGGGTCCAGAGCTCCGAAATCAAAGACGGAACCGGAAACCGGACGTTGGCCTGGGGCGGACTGGTATTCAGCAAACGCCTCTGA
- a CDS encoding (2Fe-2S)-binding protein → MASLTINGRQYDLEVPDNMPLLWVIRDVVGMKGTKFGCGMAQCGACTVHIDGVATRSCVTPVSAVMGEVKTIEAMAEDPVGKKVQKAWLDLGVAQCGYCQGGQIMNATGLLKSNPEPSSQEIIDAMAGNLCRCGTYNRILAAIERAAGTEVNS, encoded by the coding sequence ATGGCCAGTCTGACGATTAATGGACGCCAGTACGATCTGGAGGTACCCGACAACATGCCCTTGCTGTGGGTCATACGCGATGTTGTTGGAATGAAGGGCACCAAATTCGGGTGCGGTATGGCGCAGTGCGGCGCTTGCACCGTGCATATCGATGGCGTAGCAACACGCTCCTGCGTGACCCCGGTGTCTGCCGTAATGGGAGAAGTCAAAACCATTGAAGCCATGGCCGAAGATCCGGTTGGCAAAAAAGTGCAAAAAGCGTGGCTCGACCTCGGCGTTGCCCAGTGTGGCTACTGTCAGGGTGGCCAGATCATGAACGCGACCGGGTTGCTCAAAAGCAATCCCGAGCCGAGTTCACAGGAGATTATCGACGCCATGGCCGGAAACCTCTGTCGCTGTGGAACTTACAACCGCATCTTGGCCGCCATCGAGCGCGCTGCTGGAACGGAGGTGAACTCATGA
- the ccoG gene encoding cytochrome c oxidase accessory protein CcoG produces MTQLIPAKQLESSSARDGTAGKIQPRSFTGRYRRLRIVGGTVLFALYFGVAWMNWGERQAVLWDLSEKKFHIFSATFWPEDLVLLSAILLICAFGLFFLTALAGRVWCGFACPQSVWTWVFLWTERLAEGDRSKRIKLDGAPLSFNKVARRSYKHGLWLLVSLVTAITFVGYFTPIRGLVGDILTMEASGWAVFWILFFTAATYLNAGWLREKVCFHMCPYGRFQSSMVDPDSLVIAYDAVRGEPRGSRRKDSEPRTDRLGDCIDCQMCVQVCPTGIDIRDGLQMECIGCAACIDACDSIMDKMGYERGLVRYASERQLNGGTSTLLRPRLLGYFGILALMVGLFSWGVASRPLVTLDVERDRGMYRFTSEGQVENSYLLKLTNKSNRGQFLTIMAGGVERATVTGPDGITLAPGEKTEIPFSIAFHPADIGSGTTDIVFEVSTEDRHGELVTETSTFIGPQIN; encoded by the coding sequence ATGACTCAACTCATCCCCGCTAAACAACTCGAATCTTCTTCCGCCCGTGACGGGACGGCAGGCAAAATTCAGCCCCGGAGCTTCACTGGACGCTATCGTCGACTAAGGATCGTGGGAGGCACCGTTCTCTTTGCGCTGTATTTTGGGGTGGCCTGGATGAACTGGGGGGAGAGACAGGCGGTGCTCTGGGATCTCTCGGAGAAAAAGTTTCACATTTTCTCGGCCACATTCTGGCCGGAAGATCTCGTGCTGCTCTCAGCCATTCTGCTGATCTGTGCCTTTGGGCTGTTTTTTCTCACCGCTTTGGCCGGCCGGGTCTGGTGTGGTTTTGCCTGCCCCCAGAGTGTCTGGACCTGGGTGTTCCTTTGGACCGAGCGCCTGGCAGAGGGGGACCGCTCCAAACGAATCAAACTCGACGGTGCGCCACTCAGCTTCAACAAGGTTGCCCGTCGTAGTTACAAACACGGCCTTTGGTTACTGGTTAGCCTGGTTACGGCCATCACGTTCGTGGGTTATTTCACACCCATCCGGGGGCTGGTCGGCGATATCCTGACGATGGAGGCATCCGGGTGGGCCGTGTTCTGGATCCTGTTTTTTACTGCGGCTACCTACCTGAACGCCGGATGGCTGAGGGAAAAAGTCTGTTTTCACATGTGCCCCTATGGCCGCTTTCAGTCGTCCATGGTGGATCCGGATTCTCTGGTCATAGCGTACGACGCCGTGCGTGGTGAACCCCGGGGATCTCGTCGAAAAGACTCAGAGCCCAGAACTGACCGGCTGGGCGACTGTATTGATTGCCAAATGTGCGTGCAGGTGTGCCCAACCGGCATCGACATTCGTGACGGACTGCAAATGGAATGCATCGGCTGCGCTGCCTGCATAGATGCATGCGACTCGATCATGGATAAGATGGGCTACGAACGGGGCCTGGTTCGTTACGCCAGCGAAAGGCAATTGAATGGAGGCACATCGACCCTGTTAAGACCGCGCCTGCTTGGCTACTTTGGCATCCTGGCCCTGATGGTTGGCCTCTTCTCCTGGGGGGTGGCGTCCCGGCCCCTGGTAACACTGGATGTTGAGAGAGACCGGGGTATGTACCGGTTCACGTCGGAAGGGCAGGTTGAAAACAGCTACCTGCTGAAGCTGACCAACAAAAGCAACCGCGGGCAATTTCTTACGATTATGGCTGGGGGCGTTGAACGAGCCACCGTCACAGGACCGGACGGCATTACCCTGGCCCCGGGCGAGAAGACAGAGATTCCGTTCTCCATTGCTTTCCATCCGGCCGATATCGGAAGCGGCACGACCGATATTGTCTTCGAAGTAAGCACGGAGGATAGGCATGGCGAGTTAGTCACGGAGACCAGCACGTTTATTGGGCCTCAGATCAACTGA
- a CDS encoding nuclear transport factor 2 family protein, whose product MSTQRPPLPPFTLESAIEKVRLAEDGWNTRDPARVALAYTENSSWRNRAEFVEGREQVEGFLSRKWDRELDYRLIKELWTYTDNRIAVRYAYEWHDDSGNWFRSYGNENWEFDADGLMQRRFACINDCPIKETDRLFHWPLGRRPDDHPGLSELGL is encoded by the coding sequence ATGAGTACCCAACGTCCACCGCTTCCTCCGTTCACCCTCGAAAGCGCGATCGAGAAAGTCCGTCTGGCCGAAGACGGCTGGAACACTCGAGACCCCGCCCGAGTTGCCCTCGCCTATACCGAGAACAGCTCCTGGCGCAATCGAGCTGAGTTTGTTGAAGGGCGGGAACAGGTCGAAGGCTTCCTGTCCCGTAAATGGGATCGTGAACTGGACTATCGCCTAATCAAGGAACTCTGGACCTATACCGACAATCGCATCGCCGTGCGATACGCCTATGAATGGCATGACGACAGCGGGAACTGGTTCCGATCCTACGGCAACGAAAACTGGGAGTTTGATGCAGACGGCCTCATGCAACGACGGTTCGCGTGTATCAACGATTGCCCGATCAAAGAGACTGACCGGCTATTCCACTGGCCACTCGGTCGCAGACCGGATGACCACCCGGGCCTCAGCGAACTTGGTCTTTGA
- a CDS encoding arylsulfatase, with product MKALRLLVLTGWLVVPASVVAQDAEKPNILVIWGDDIGFWNISHNNRGMMAYQTPNIDRIADEGVAFTDYYGQQSCTAGRAAFVGGTVPVRTGMTKVGLPGAQEGWQESDITIAAVMKSLGYATGQFGKNHFGDRDEHLPTNHGFDEFFGNLYHLNAEEEPEHRDYPGDYVLPSGETFREKWGPRGVIKASANDDGTQTIENTGPLTKKRMETVDEETLEAAKDFIKRQHEAGKPFFTWWNATRMHFRTHVKEEHMGISGASGNEYHDGMVEHDRHVGELLDQLDELGIADNTIVFYSTDNGPHYNTWPDAGTTPFRSEKNSNWEGAYRVPAFVRWPEKFPAGTTINGLVAHEDWMPTFASIGGKDNLKEELLDGYDAIGREYKNHLDGYDLSEYLSKAGSFETINDDIAASPRKEFWYFNDDGQVVAIRLGDWKGVFYENRGEAFEVWREPFTELRVPLLFNLRRDPFEKAQHNSNTYNDWFLDHSFVLVPMQAAAARFSQTFIDYPPSQKPGSFNLEGIVEKLKETSGAR from the coding sequence ATGAAAGCGTTACGCTTATTGGTCCTGACGGGATGGCTTGTGGTCCCCGCCTCGGTAGTTGCCCAGGACGCCGAAAAGCCCAACATCCTGGTGATCTGGGGCGATGACATTGGCTTCTGGAACATCAGCCATAATAACCGCGGCATGATGGCCTATCAGACGCCTAACATCGATCGCATTGCCGATGAGGGCGTGGCCTTTACCGACTATTACGGGCAGCAGTCCTGCACAGCCGGGCGGGCCGCCTTCGTCGGTGGCACAGTCCCGGTTCGCACGGGTATGACCAAGGTCGGCCTGCCGGGTGCACAGGAGGGCTGGCAGGAGTCCGACATCACCATCGCGGCGGTTATGAAGTCCCTTGGCTATGCGACTGGCCAGTTCGGCAAGAACCACTTCGGGGATCGGGACGAACACCTGCCCACTAACCACGGTTTCGACGAGTTTTTCGGCAACCTCTACCACCTCAACGCAGAGGAAGAGCCGGAACATCGAGACTACCCGGGCGATTACGTGCTGCCCAGCGGTGAGACGTTCAGGGAGAAGTGGGGGCCACGGGGCGTCATCAAAGCGTCCGCTAACGATGACGGCACGCAAACCATCGAAAATACCGGTCCGCTGACCAAAAAACGCATGGAGACCGTTGACGAGGAGACGCTTGAGGCTGCCAAAGACTTCATCAAACGGCAGCACGAAGCCGGCAAGCCCTTTTTCACCTGGTGGAACGCTACCCGGATGCACTTCCGCACGCACGTCAAGGAAGAGCATATGGGCATCAGCGGGGCAAGCGGCAACGAGTATCATGACGGCATGGTCGAACACGACCGGCATGTCGGTGAACTTCTCGATCAGCTTGACGAGCTTGGCATCGCCGACAACACCATCGTGTTTTATTCCACCGATAACGGCCCGCATTACAACACCTGGCCGGACGCGGGCACCACGCCCTTCCGTAGTGAGAAAAACTCGAACTGGGAGGGCGCATACCGGGTTCCGGCCTTCGTGCGCTGGCCTGAAAAATTCCCCGCGGGCACAACCATTAACGGCCTGGTCGCACATGAAGACTGGATGCCCACGTTCGCCTCAATCGGCGGAAAGGACAACCTCAAGGAAGAGCTGCTCGACGGCTACGACGCTATTGGCCGTGAGTACAAGAACCACCTCGACGGCTACGACCTGAGTGAATATCTGTCAAAAGCCGGCAGCTTCGAAACCATTAACGACGATATAGCGGCTTCGCCGCGCAAGGAGTTCTGGTACTTCAACGATGACGGCCAGGTGGTCGCGATCCGTCTGGGTGACTGGAAAGGCGTATTTTATGAAAATCGCGGCGAGGCGTTTGAGGTCTGGCGGGAGCCGTTTACAGAGCTCAGGGTTCCGCTGCTTTTCAACCTGCGCCGAGACCCGTTCGAAAAGGCGCAGCATAACTCAAACACCTACAACGACTGGTTCCTGGATCACTCATTTGTGCTGGTTCCGATGCAGGCAGCGGCGGCCCGGTTCTCACAAACCTTCATCGACTACCCGCCGAGTCAAAAGCCGGGTTCGTTTAACCTTGAGGGGATTGTCGAGAAACTGAAGGAGACGAGCGGAGCGCGTTAA
- a CDS encoding mechanosensitive ion channel family protein: MRVINPFLLLFVCILVFLNAGMPQAQPVNDQALTNPQIAVEELSHRIVPMTKEELKPLALAWQEVVKAETEKISDEKIRLNNDPETATKKAYQEVAGMVEARMEVFERYTLVVDALESKGGNPDLVKDLRTYRDSILFNETALASPKAIILAILSWATRRDGGIAILKDLGILLLAVLALLAVARTAGSAARKWIGRVPTISKLLETFLVGVVFWLVLTIGLLLVLAGLGVNIAPIFAMIGGASFILAFALQETLGNFASGLMIMVYQPFDEGDYVQIGGVGGTVKSVSIVATTVTTPDNQIIVIPNKNVWGNVITNVTASKVRRVDLVFGISYEDSISEALAVMERVVTNHPAILKTPAPVMRVHQLADSSVNFICRPWAKTADYWDVYWDLTHQMKEAFDEAGISMPYPQRDIHMKT; this comes from the coding sequence ATGCGTGTAATCAACCCCTTCCTCCTTTTATTCGTATGCATTCTTGTATTCCTCAACGCGGGCATGCCACAGGCTCAGCCGGTAAATGACCAGGCCCTCACAAATCCACAGATTGCAGTCGAGGAACTGTCCCATCGCATCGTTCCTATGACCAAAGAGGAGCTCAAGCCGCTGGCGCTTGCCTGGCAGGAGGTGGTCAAGGCTGAAACAGAGAAGATTTCTGACGAGAAAATCCGCCTGAATAATGATCCTGAGACTGCGACCAAGAAAGCCTACCAGGAGGTCGCAGGCATGGTGGAAGCACGCATGGAAGTGTTTGAGCGCTACACCCTGGTGGTGGACGCGCTCGAAAGCAAAGGTGGAAACCCTGACCTGGTAAAGGATTTGCGCACCTATCGCGACTCCATTCTTTTCAATGAAACCGCCCTTGCAAGCCCCAAAGCCATCATCCTGGCCATTTTGAGCTGGGCAACTCGTCGAGATGGTGGCATAGCCATTCTCAAGGACCTGGGGATTCTTCTTCTCGCTGTCCTGGCGCTGCTCGCAGTTGCCCGAACCGCCGGAAGTGCCGCCCGCAAGTGGATTGGGCGGGTTCCAACCATTTCCAAGCTTTTGGAGACGTTCCTTGTCGGTGTGGTTTTTTGGCTGGTACTCACCATAGGTCTCTTGCTTGTACTGGCTGGCCTTGGGGTCAATATCGCGCCGATCTTCGCCATGATCGGTGGGGCTTCGTTTATTCTGGCTTTCGCGCTTCAGGAAACGCTGGGCAATTTCGCCAGCGGTCTGATGATCATGGTCTACCAACCATTTGATGAGGGCGACTACGTCCAGATCGGGGGTGTTGGCGGTACCGTCAAATCTGTGAGTATTGTTGCGACGACGGTTACGACGCCAGACAACCAGATTATTGTAATTCCGAATAAAAACGTCTGGGGAAATGTGATCACTAATGTGACGGCAAGCAAAGTACGGCGGGTTGATCTGGTGTTTGGCATCTCCTATGAAGACTCCATTTCGGAGGCCCTGGCGGTGATGGAACGAGTGGTGACCAACCACCCGGCCATATTGAAAACGCCTGCGCCAGTCATGCGTGTGCACCAGCTCGCTGACAGCTCAGTAAACTTTATCTGTCGCCCCTGGGCAAAAACAGCAGACTATTGGGATGTTTACTGGGATCTGACGCATCAGATGAAGGAGGCTTTCGATGAAGCCGGTATTTCCATGCCCTACCCCCAGCGCGACATTCACATGAAAACCTGA
- a CDS encoding RNA polymerase sigma factor encodes MATVLNNLPKPEGSNLAGDLVEALQSGDPRAFDEAYRKYHPVMLRVAQRYTSAAVAEDATQEAWLAALGAISSFEGRSSLKTWLCRIVANKALNTYRENRREFPATPSLELLSESSPEYRSFGPPTHLSEPEMAVQRSRVRDRIRLEMKTMNRDHANALLLKGMSPLTGSQVSDVLAISHGNLRVILHRARSELVALL; translated from the coding sequence ATGGCCACTGTATTGAATAACTTGCCGAAACCAGAAGGTTCCAATCTGGCGGGTGACCTGGTCGAGGCATTGCAATCGGGTGACCCCAGGGCCTTCGATGAGGCCTACCGCAAATACCACCCTGTGATGCTGCGAGTTGCGCAGCGATATACCTCAGCGGCAGTTGCCGAGGATGCTACCCAGGAGGCGTGGCTGGCGGCTCTCGGCGCCATCTCATCGTTCGAAGGGCGATCCTCCCTGAAAACCTGGCTCTGCCGAATCGTCGCCAACAAGGCCTTGAACACCTACCGGGAAAATCGAAGAGAGTTTCCTGCAACACCAAGCCTGGAATTGCTATCGGAAAGCTCGCCTGAATATCGCTCGTTTGGACCGCCGACTCACCTAAGCGAACCGGAAATGGCTGTCCAGAGATCCAGGGTTCGTGACCGGATTCGGCTTGAAATGAAAACCATGAACCGGGATCACGCCAATGCGCTTTTGCTCAAAGGCATGAGCCCTCTGACCGGCTCTCAGGTATCCGATGTGCTAGCGATCTCGCACGGAAACCTTCGGGTCATCCTGCATCGGGCACGAAGCGAATTGGTCGCCCTGCTCTGA
- a CDS encoding FAD-dependent oxidoreductase has protein sequence MIGSDENETGLWVGYRNADGVIHTVTVDYVLAATGRTPNTDKLGLENNGMVLNSQGVPVYHPRTMQTSEPHIFIAGDANNELPLLHEASDEGRIAGHNAGLYPSVESGRCRDCLNATPPWAQASAPR, from the coding sequence TTGATCGGGTCAGACGAGAACGAGACCGGTTTGTGGGTCGGTTACCGGAATGCAGACGGCGTTATTCACACGGTGACCGTTGATTACGTTCTCGCTGCCACCGGCCGCACTCCCAATACCGACAAACTTGGACTTGAGAACAACGGTATGGTGCTGAATTCGCAAGGCGTGCCTGTCTACCACCCGCGCACGATGCAGACGAGCGAACCTCATATTTTTATTGCCGGTGACGCCAACAACGAGCTGCCGCTCCTGCATGAAGCCTCGGATGAAGGGCGCATTGCCGGACACAATGCGGGGCTCTACCCGTCTGTTGAATCGGGTCGCTGCCGGGACTGCTTAAATGCTACGCCCCCCTGGGCCCAGGCCAGCGCGCCGCGCTAA
- a CDS encoding TetR/AcrR family transcriptional regulator translates to MIRFHASRLETSSPWLIDSSAIRPTKSTGTPIKNRHGLILRSWIATNRQIGLFLSIDRSVYIGQYEVRGKKGGAHMGRRQDLVDTALRLFYEHGIHAIGINQVLQEAGVAKQTLYNHFESKDSLVEAVVEKRDNLFFTWLEQRMNSQPPGNEAILEMFDAVNDWINNRVPTLHRFYGCFFINTCGEYSDPEHPVHKRCATHKKRIFELLKQHALALRDSDKDAEDLANALFFLKEGAIVKAHVEGDLEAAVKAKAIAESML, encoded by the coding sequence ATGATTCGTTTCCATGCCTCAAGACTTGAAACCTCAAGTCCTTGGTTGATTGACTCATCAGCAATCCGCCCGACCAAATCGACGGGAACACCAATCAAAAACCGACATGGATTGATACTTCGTTCCTGGATTGCAACAAATAGACAGATCGGTCTATTTCTGAGTATAGACAGATCGGTCTATATTGGTCAATATGAAGTCAGAGGAAAAAAGGGGGGGGCACACATGGGTAGAAGGCAGGATTTGGTCGACACGGCTTTGAGGCTTTTTTACGAGCACGGAATTCATGCGATTGGCATTAATCAGGTGCTTCAGGAGGCAGGCGTCGCAAAACAGACGCTGTATAACCATTTTGAGAGCAAAGACAGTCTTGTGGAAGCCGTCGTCGAAAAACGGGATAACCTGTTCTTTACCTGGTTGGAACAAAGGATGAATAGCCAGCCTCCCGGAAACGAGGCGATCCTGGAAATGTTCGATGCTGTGAATGATTGGATCAACAATCGAGTCCCGACGTTGCACCGTTTCTATGGCTGTTTTTTCATCAACACCTGTGGGGAATACAGTGATCCGGAGCATCCGGTCCATAAACGGTGTGCGACCCACAAAAAGCGCATTTTCGAACTGCTAAAACAGCACGCCCTGGCTCTCAGGGACTCGGACAAGGATGCCGAAGATCTGGCGAACGCCCTCTTTTTTCTGAAAGAGGGCGCTATCGTCAAAGCCCATGTTGAAGGCGATCTTGAGGCTGCCGTCAAGGCCAAAGCCATCGCAGAAAGTATGCTTTAG